TCCCAAAAACACCAACTTGAATTTCCTAAGGGGACTTCCGAAATCGCCGGACGACGACATGTTTCCACAAAATGAGTTAAAACGCACGGGTTTTCACGGTAATTCTCGAGTTCTATTTTCACACGTCTTCACACGATCGTTTCTGATTCACGACTCATTGAGGCGAATGCGAGTGATAATGTTATACGACGTTATACGGGAGGCTCGTGACGACTTGCAGAGGAAATCCATAGTGACTATGAGGGaaatttgagacgaatgaaagtgaactGTTATACAGCTGTCAGCTAAGTATAACAGACTGGTATACTTAGCTGACAGCTGTATAACagttcaatttcattcgtctcacatcGTCTCACTCAGTCACTATGGATTGCCTCTGAAAGTCGTCACGAGCCTCAGTTATAACAGTCGATTGAATTAGCATGAGgcgaattattttatcattttcattcgtctcaataaTAAtctggagacgtctggtttccctaaaaattcatatcaaaaatactgacgtaatttttttcaagcagatttttttatttttcgtgaatttctggaatttttacggaaaaaaaaaaaagattttccaaCATCCAACGTCCCATCTCCCATTggagataaaaattgaatttaaaaattcatagaaaaatggCAACAGACGAACCGTCAAAggagaaaaacaacaacatcgaTGACCAAAGTAAAAGCGAAAGTGATAAAATGAGCGAGAAAGAGACGTATTTCAATGCTTTGCGATTATGGCATCGCAATTACATGCAACACGAATTCGCCTCAAATGCATTTCCGTACTACCTAATTGCCAACTATCCGCAACTGTTTGCCAACCATCCGACGAGCACGCATCACAACTTGTTTCCGCAAGTGAATAATTTGCAGCAACGACCTCGTCCCGGGAgacttttcaattatttcgaTTCGACGCGGCAGGCGAGACAAGATGAGATCATCGCCTTAAATGGGGGCTACGAATACACAATTGCCCCTTTGTGGAAGCGATTTTTAGCGGAAATGATTGAcgtttttatcctttttctcatcaaaattATGATCACGTTCGCGTTAGTCGACATTTTCGATCTCAACTTGAACATCGATTGGGATTTGACGAAT
The sequence above is drawn from the Culicoides brevitarsis isolate CSIRO-B50_1 chromosome 1, AGI_CSIRO_Cbre_v1, whole genome shotgun sequence genome and encodes:
- the LOC134833246 gene encoding protein FAM8A1 gives rise to the protein MATDEPSKEKNNNIDDQSKSESDKMSEKETYFNALRLWHRNYMQHEFASNAFPYYLIANYPQLFANHPTSTHHNLFPQVNNLQQRPRPGRLFNYFDSTRQARQDEIIALNGGYEYTIAPLWKRFLAEMIDVFILFLIKIMITFALVDIFDLNLNIDWDLTNLRSSLEDDYTEILNFTTELLVLEIVTKLAVCIYEALWTAQARPNALGGATPGKMLLGIRILYVEAVQVIDPMRQPGLNNNQPLKALLWPAQNLGIERALFRSVFKNLFITFLFPICFFAFLYRNNRTIYEQLTKTIVVEETPPPPLRRR